From a single Candidatus Izimaplasma bacterium HR1 genomic region:
- the livF gene encoding High-affinity branched-chain amino acid transport ATP-binding protein LivF, translating to MSNLLEVKDLSVSYGAIQALRKVSITVEEGSIVAILGSNGGGKTTLLKKISGLIEAVEGTVRFAGEDITNLSAEKIASLGIVQSPEGRQVFSDLTVEENLSIGAFTLKAKDGVSRKVRLKENLKRVYKYFPVLKERKNQVALTLSGGEQQMLAISRALMASPKLLILDEPSLGLAPLIVRDIFQIIKEFRNEGTTILIVEQNALQTLKIADYTYVLQVGEVIIEGKAEELKKDHKLVEAYLGK from the coding sequence ATGAGTAATCTTTTAGAAGTAAAAGACCTAAGTGTTTCATACGGTGCTATTCAAGCTTTAAGAAAAGTTAGTATTACCGTTGAAGAAGGTTCAATTGTCGCAATTCTTGGTTCAAATGGTGGTGGGAAAACAACACTACTAAAAAAAATATCAGGTTTGATTGAAGCAGTTGAAGGAACTGTTAGATTTGCTGGTGAGGATATAACGAACCTTAGCGCTGAAAAGATTGCTAGTTTAGGAATCGTCCAATCACCAGAAGGAAGACAAGTTTTCTCAGATTTAACTGTTGAAGAAAATCTTTCAATTGGGGCATTTACTTTAAAAGCTAAAGATGGTGTGTCAAGAAAGGTTAGATTGAAAGAAAATCTCAAGAGAGTATATAAATACTTTCCAGTACTAAAAGAAAGAAAAAATCAAGTTGCATTAACTTTGAGTGGAGGAGAACAACAAATGCTTGCTATATCAAGAGCATTAATGGCTTCCCCTAAACTATTGATTCTAGATGAACCATCACTTGGTTTAGCACCTCTAATAGTAAGAGATATTTTCCAAATTATTAAAGAGTTTAGAAATGAAGGTACAACAATTTTAATCGTTGAACAGAATGCTTTACAAACACTTAAAATTGCCGACTACACTTATGTACTTCAAGTGGGTGAAGTTATTATAGAAGGTAAAGCAGAAGAATTGAAAAAAGACCACAAATTAGTGGAAGCTTATTTAGGTAAATAA
- a CDS encoding Receptor family ligand binding region: MKKVLLLVLVMVFAFSLSGCQKASQGVTDTTVTVGNTAPVSGALAFVGLPFNQGMQAYFDMVNDDGGVAGRTIEFINHDDGFDAATGLTYTEELVEDDQVFALVGHFGTPTVGATIDYVREQGIPQVYFATGISALFNEEATDNDRSSFPVQPIYDAEGQVMVARAVGNFGAAKIGVIYTNDDAGNGILNGVRIQATTEDVTLVEAQVAADATDMSSAALTLINAEVDFIIVAANQVPASIAIKALAAGGSDVDCIVSYVNAAASFIGLISAELANFDVYASAWINIFNADGTLSDGYNMFVTEVSKIDPALAANPYAMAGWVAAAFFVEGLERVGEGTLNWDNFIDAMEESPVLNPLGGTVDYADGRRAGTQSMSLLKATYTPADGDTPAVALFVANQPMETIEEILAD; the protein is encoded by the coding sequence ATGAAAAAAGTATTATTATTAGTTTTAGTTATGGTATTTGCATTTAGTTTATCAGGATGTCAAAAAGCCAGTCAAGGTGTTACAGATACAACTGTTACAGTTGGGAATACAGCACCAGTTTCGGGAGCTCTTGCATTTGTAGGGTTACCATTTAATCAAGGTATGCAAGCATACTTCGATATGGTTAACGATGATGGTGGAGTTGCAGGTAGAACTATCGAATTTATCAATCATGACGATGGATTTGATGCTGCTACAGGTTTAACTTACACAGAGGAATTAGTTGAAGATGATCAAGTATTTGCACTTGTAGGACATTTCGGTACACCTACAGTTGGAGCTACTATTGATTATGTAAGAGAACAAGGAATCCCTCAAGTTTATTTCGCAACAGGAATCAGTGCTTTATTTAATGAAGAAGCAACTGATAACGATCGTTCAAGTTTCCCAGTACAACCTATTTACGATGCAGAAGGTCAAGTAATGGTTGCACGTGCAGTTGGTAATTTTGGAGCTGCAAAAATCGGTGTTATTTATACAAATGATGACGCTGGTAACGGAATCTTAAATGGTGTAAGAATTCAAGCTACTACTGAAGATGTAACTTTAGTTGAAGCACAAGTTGCTGCTGATGCTACTGATATGAGTAGTGCTGCTTTAACACTTATCAATGCTGAAGTTGATTTTATCATCGTTGCTGCAAACCAAGTACCAGCTAGTATTGCTATTAAAGCATTAGCTGCAGGTGGTAGTGATGTTGATTGTATCGTTTCATATGTAAATGCTGCTGCTTCATTTATCGGTTTAATTTCTGCAGAATTAGCAAACTTTGATGTTTATGCTAGTGCATGGATTAATATCTTTAACGCAGACGGAACTTTATCTGATGGATATAATATGTTTGTAACTGAAGTTTCAAAAATCGATCCCGCTTTAGCTGCTAATCCTTATGCTATGGCAGGTTGGGTTGCTGCTGCATTCTTCGTTGAAGGTTTAGAACGTGTTGGTGAAGGTACTCTTAACTGGGATAACTTTATTGATGCAATGGAAGAAAGCCCTGTCTTAAATCCACTTGGTGGTACTGTTGACTATGCAGATGGTCGTCGTGCAGGAACTCAAAGTATGAGTTTATTAAAAGCTACATATACTCCAGCTGATGGTGATACACCAGCAGTGGCGTTATTTGTTGCTAATCAACCAATGGAAACAATAGAAGAAATTTTAGCAGACTAA